TTGCGGGAGGACTATACCCGCCCGCCGGCAGTCTCGGACGCCGCCAACATGGATGACACCCTCTACATGGGCGAGCTCGTGGAGCCGCTCGGCTTCGATTCGATCTGGGCCACCGAACATTACGGCTCGGCCTATTCCATGCAGCCCAACCCCTTACAATACCTGGCGTACTGGGCCGGTCGCACCACCCGGGTCGACATGGGCACGGCGGTGATCGTCGCCCCGTGGTGGAATCCCGTGCGGCTGGCGCACGAGATCTCTATGCTCGACATCCTGCTCAAGGGCCGTCGTTTGCACCTGGGGCTGGGGCGCGGCATCGCGCCGCATGAGTATGCCTCGCTCGGCTACCCGATGGCGCAATCGCACCAATATTTCTACGACGTGGTGCAGATCCTCCGGGCCGCCGACGGCGCTGAGCGCTTCACGTTTGAGGGCGACATCTACAAGATTCCCCCAACCACTATCCGCCCCCAGGCGCGCCATAAAGGGGAGCTCACCCGGACGATCAAAGCGGCGTTCTCGTCCCCGGCCTCCATGCGCCTGGCCGCCCAGCATGGCCTGGGGCAGCTGTTTGTCGCCAACGACGACTTGGACGCGATGACCGCGCAAGTGCGGCAGTTCAATACCATCCGCGCCGCACACGGCCTGCCGCCGGACCAGCCCACCACCCTCGTGTGGATGTACTGCGCCGAGACCGCCGCCGAGGCCGAAGAAGGCTGGGAGTACTTCTACAACCAGCTGAAGGCCGCGCAGCATCATTACTTTGAATGGAATAACCCCGGCTATGCGGGCATCCCTGGCTATGAGTCCTACCTCCAGCGCCAGACGGCGGATGTCGGGGTCGCCGCGGCAGGCTTTGCCGCCCGGCGCGCCACCCAGCCCATCGGCACCCCGGACGAGATCATCGCCAAGATCACCACGCTGCAGCAGGCCCTCAGCCTGGAAATGCTCGTGGTGCACGTGTTCTACGGCGGCATGCCTCGGCACAAGGCCGAAAAGAGCCTGCGTCTCTTTGCCAAGGAAGTCCTCCCCGCCGTGCAGGCCATGCCTACCCCGATCAATCCCGCCTCGCTGGGTGAGGGGGGGGCGCGTCCAGGCGGGTTGACGTCGCAAAGGCCGTAGGCATGGTCGTGTACCTCACATTCCGCACCCCTCGGATGGTGATCCACGGCATTTCCTAGCGGCATTTTTCGCGCGCACAACAAACCTTCCCAGTGGTATGGTATCGTCGCATGAGAGGAGATACACCAAACACCTGCGGCCTTGGAGAGTGGTATGGGTCTCGTGCTCCCGCCTGTCGAAGCGTACCAGGTCCAACATCTGCCCATTGTGAAAGC
The nucleotide sequence above comes from Blastocatellia bacterium. Encoded proteins:
- a CDS encoding LLM class flavin-dependent oxidoreductase → LREDYTRPPAVSDAANMDDTLYMGELVEPLGFDSIWATEHYGSAYSMQPNPLQYLAYWAGRTTRVDMGTAVIVAPWWNPVRLAHEISMLDILLKGRRLHLGLGRGIAPHEYASLGYPMAQSHQYFYDVVQILRAADGAERFTFEGDIYKIPPTTIRPQARHKGELTRTIKAAFSSPASMRLAAQHGLGQLFVANDDLDAMTAQVRQFNTIRAAHGLPPDQPTTLVWMYCAETAAEAEEGWEYFYNQLKAAQHHYFEWNNPGYAGIPGYESYLQRQTADVGVAAAGFAARRATQPIGTPDEIIAKITTLQQALSLEMLVVHVFYGGMPRHKAEKSLRLFAKEVLPAVQAMPTPINPASLGEGGARPGGLTSQRP